One Myotis daubentonii chromosome 3, mMyoDau2.1, whole genome shotgun sequence genomic window carries:
- the LOC132230596 gene encoding SREBP regulating gene protein-like, with product MPPGFRACPVPRPGRRAPHPHWHGEPGGHGVVPAPAEAVVACPGLRALARLLPHQHLQAGGEGRYVCERKDLLGNGCCNVNVPCTKQYCCDGCLTNGCCSAYEHCVSCCLQPNKQLLLERFLNRAAVAFQNLFMAVEDHFELCLAKCRTSSQSVQHKNTYRDPIAKYCYGESPPELFPA from the exons ATGCCGCCTGGGTTCCGGGCCTGCCCCGTTCCGCGCCCCGGCCGCCGCGCCCCGCATCCGCACTGGCATGGTGAACCTGGCGGCCATGGTGTGGTGCCGGCTCCTGCGGAAGCGGTGGTTGCTTGCCCTGGTCTTCGGGCTCTCGCTCGTCTACTTCCTCACCAGCACCTTCaagcaggaggagagggca GATACGTTTGTGAAAGGAAGGACTTGCTGGGGAATGGCTGCTGTAATGTCAATGTCCCGTGCACCAAGCAGTACTGCTGTGATGGCTGCTTGACCAATGGCTGCTGCAGCGCTTACGAGCACTGCGTTTCCTGCTGTCTGCAGCCCAACAAGCAACTTCTCCTGGAGCGCTTCCTCAACCGGGCAGCTGTGGCCTTCCAGAACCTCTTCATGGCAGTGGAGGATCACTTTGAATTGTGTTTGGCTAAATGCAGGACCTCATCCCAGAGTGTGCAGCACAAGAACACCTATAGGGATCCCATAGCAAAGTATTGCTATGGAGAGAGCCCTCCCGAGCTCTTCCCAGCGTGA